In Rhizobium sp. WSM4643, the following are encoded in one genomic region:
- a CDS encoding carbohydrate ABC transporter permease — protein sequence MTDMSSSIRMSTSTRVYLYVSLSLIAAIVLVPLLTTALGGFKTLGDLRTNPFGLPTEWQWANYTDILFGERYWLQIGNSLVIASLTVLLTLIVSSMAAFAFAHVRFFGSSFLLNYFLLGLMFPAATAILPLFIRIRDLGLLDTYWGVVLPQVAFGLGMSILLFRNYFRNLPEELFQAAFVDGCGYLRFFWHISLPLSRPIVATVSIISFVGSWNSYILPLIMLNSESKYPWPLGIMVYRGEYGTEWQLVLAFITLTILPTIIVFFVAQRHIIAGLTAGAVKS from the coding sequence ATGACTGATATGAGCTCCTCCATCCGCATGAGCACGTCCACGCGCGTCTATCTCTACGTGTCGCTGAGCCTGATTGCCGCGATCGTGCTCGTGCCGCTGCTGACGACGGCGCTCGGCGGCTTCAAGACGCTGGGCGACCTGCGCACCAATCCCTTCGGCCTGCCGACGGAGTGGCAATGGGCGAATTACACCGATATCCTCTTCGGTGAACGCTACTGGCTGCAGATCGGCAATTCGCTGGTGATCGCGTCGCTCACCGTCCTCCTGACGCTGATCGTCTCGTCGATGGCGGCTTTCGCCTTTGCCCATGTCCGCTTTTTCGGATCGTCCTTCCTGCTGAATTATTTCCTACTCGGCCTGATGTTTCCGGCGGCGACCGCGATCCTGCCGCTGTTCATTCGCATCCGCGATCTCGGCCTGCTCGATACCTATTGGGGCGTGGTGCTGCCGCAGGTGGCTTTCGGTCTCGGCATGAGCATCCTGCTGTTTCGAAACTATTTCCGCAATCTTCCGGAAGAATTGTTTCAGGCGGCCTTCGTCGACGGCTGCGGTTATCTCCGCTTCTTCTGGCATATCTCGCTGCCGCTCTCCCGCCCGATCGTCGCCACCGTCAGCATCATTTCCTTCGTCGGCAGCTGGAACAGCTACATCCTGCCGCTGATCATGCTGAACTCGGAATCGAAATATCCCTGGCCGCTCGGCATCATGGTCTATCGCGGCGAGTACGGCACGGAATGGCAGCTGGTGCTGGCCTTCATCACGCTGACCATCCTTCCCACCATCATCGTCTTTTTCGTCGCCCAGAGACACATCATCGCCGGTCTGACCGCCGGCGCCGTGAAGTCCTGA